In a single window of the Arthrobacter zhangbolii genome:
- a CDS encoding 2-hydroxyacid dehydrogenase yields MADVESRPVRVLTVPSAELLSALQPLPEGIRAVLWDLDGEPEGAEYSEIDAVVFPYLPGNYGAALSRVPDLALLQAQSTGYDGLPELVEPGTAIASAAGVHAAATAEMALTLMLASQRGIDEAVRAQSEGRWEAIRWPGLADRRVLLVGVGGIGNEIAARLRPFEVELTRVGRSARTDEDGKVHGTDELIDLAAGADILVVITPLNGQTRHLVDARVLAALPDGALVVNVARGAVVDSEALTKEVSSGRLRAALDVFDPEPMPSDHPLRSAPGAIITPHWGGNTGAFQPRIEAFLRKQVALLAQGREPMNLVRRGPWE; encoded by the coding sequence ATGGCCGACGTCGAATCCCGCCCCGTACGTGTCCTCACCGTTCCCAGCGCTGAACTGCTCTCCGCCCTGCAGCCCCTGCCGGAGGGAATCCGCGCGGTGCTCTGGGATCTGGACGGTGAGCCCGAGGGTGCGGAGTACTCCGAGATTGACGCCGTGGTCTTTCCCTACCTTCCGGGCAACTACGGTGCCGCACTGTCCCGGGTTCCGGACCTTGCCCTGCTCCAGGCACAGTCCACCGGGTATGACGGCCTGCCCGAACTGGTGGAACCGGGCACTGCCATTGCCAGCGCCGCAGGCGTGCACGCCGCTGCCACGGCTGAAATGGCACTCACGCTGATGCTCGCGTCCCAACGGGGAATCGACGAGGCCGTCCGGGCACAGTCAGAGGGACGCTGGGAAGCCATTCGCTGGCCCGGACTGGCGGACCGCCGGGTACTGCTGGTGGGCGTCGGCGGCATCGGGAATGAGATTGCTGCCCGCCTTCGGCCCTTCGAGGTTGAACTGACCCGGGTGGGCCGGAGCGCACGCACTGATGAGGACGGGAAGGTTCACGGCACCGACGAACTGATCGACCTCGCTGCGGGCGCGGACATCCTGGTGGTGATCACGCCCCTGAACGGCCAGACCCGGCACCTCGTGGATGCCCGCGTGCTGGCGGCACTGCCGGACGGCGCCCTCGTAGTGAACGTGGCACGCGGGGCGGTGGTGGACAGTGAAGCACTGACCAAGGAGGTGTCCTCCGGCCGGCTGCGGGCCGCCCTGGATGTTTTTGATCCTGAACCCATGCCCTCGGACCATCCGCTCCGAAGTGCGCCGGGAGCCATCATCACCCCGCACTGGGGCGGGAACACGGGAGCCTTCCAGCCGCGGATCGAGGCCTTTTTGCGTAAGCAGGTCGCCTTGCTGGCTCAGGGCCGGGAACCAATGAACCTGGTCCGGCGCGGTCCGTGGGAATAG
- the ilvD gene encoding dihydroxy-acid dehydratase, which produces MSVENTPDIKPRSRVVTDGIHAAPARGMFRAVGMGDDDFAKPQIGIASSWNEITPCNLSLNRLAQGAKEGVHAGGGFPMQFGTISVSDGISMGHEGMHFSLVSREVIADSVETVMMAERLDGSVLLAGCDKSLPGMLMAAARLDLSSVFLYAGSIMPGFAKMEDGTEREVTLIDAFEAVGACAAGKMSLKDLDTIERAICPGEGACGGMYTANTMACIGEALGMSLPGSAAPPSADRRRDEFARKSGEAVVNLLRKGITARDIMTKKAFENAIAVTMAFGGSTNAVLHLLAIAREAEVDLTLDDFNRIGDKIPHLGDLKPFGRYVMFDVDKIGGVPVIMKALLDAGLIHGDCLTVTGKTVAENLASINPPDPDGKVLRAMDNPIHKTGGITVLKGSMAPEGAVVKSAGFDADVFEGTARVFEREQGALDALDAGQIHAGDVVVIRYEGPKGGPGMREMLAITGAIKGAGLGKDVLLLTDGRFSGGTTGLCIGHVAPEAVDGGPIAFVKDGDRIRVDIAARSFDLLVEPEELEARKVGWQPLPAKFTKGVLAKYAKMVNSASTGAYCGG; this is translated from the coding sequence ATGAGCGTGGAAAATACACCGGATATCAAGCCCCGCAGCCGTGTCGTCACGGACGGGATTCATGCAGCACCCGCCCGCGGTATGTTCCGAGCCGTCGGTATGGGCGACGATGATTTCGCCAAACCGCAGATCGGCATCGCCAGTTCCTGGAACGAAATCACCCCCTGCAACCTGTCCCTGAACCGGCTGGCCCAGGGCGCCAAGGAAGGCGTCCATGCCGGCGGCGGGTTCCCCATGCAGTTCGGAACCATCTCCGTTTCGGACGGCATCTCCATGGGCCATGAAGGCATGCACTTCTCCCTGGTCTCCCGCGAAGTCATTGCCGACTCCGTGGAAACCGTGATGATGGCCGAGCGTCTCGACGGCTCGGTGCTCCTGGCCGGCTGCGACAAGTCCCTGCCCGGCATGCTGATGGCCGCAGCGCGCCTGGATCTCTCCAGCGTCTTCCTCTACGCGGGCTCCATCATGCCCGGCTTCGCCAAGATGGAAGACGGCACCGAGCGTGAAGTCACCCTTATTGACGCCTTCGAAGCCGTCGGCGCCTGCGCCGCCGGAAAGATGAGCCTCAAGGACCTGGACACCATTGAACGGGCCATCTGCCCGGGTGAAGGTGCCTGCGGCGGCATGTACACGGCGAACACCATGGCCTGCATCGGCGAGGCGCTGGGCATGTCCCTGCCCGGTTCCGCCGCACCGCCCTCGGCCGACCGCCGCCGTGACGAATTCGCCCGCAAATCCGGCGAAGCCGTGGTCAACCTGCTGCGCAAGGGCATCACCGCCCGGGACATCATGACCAAGAAGGCCTTCGAAAACGCCATCGCGGTCACCATGGCCTTCGGCGGCTCCACAAACGCGGTCCTGCATCTGCTCGCCATCGCCCGCGAGGCTGAAGTGGACCTCACGCTGGACGACTTCAACCGCATCGGCGACAAGATCCCGCACCTGGGGGACCTGAAGCCGTTCGGCCGCTACGTGATGTTCGACGTCGACAAGATCGGCGGCGTGCCGGTGATCATGAAGGCACTGCTCGACGCCGGCCTGATTCACGGCGACTGCCTCACCGTCACCGGCAAGACCGTCGCGGAGAACCTCGCATCGATCAACCCGCCGGATCCGGACGGCAAGGTGCTCCGCGCCATGGACAACCCCATCCACAAGACCGGCGGCATCACCGTGCTGAAGGGCTCCATGGCTCCCGAAGGCGCCGTCGTTAAGTCAGCCGGCTTCGACGCGGACGTCTTCGAGGGCACCGCCCGCGTCTTCGAACGAGAACAGGGCGCCCTGGATGCCCTGGACGCCGGACAGATCCACGCCGGCGACGTCGTCGTGATCCGCTACGAAGGCCCCAAGGGCGGCCCGGGCATGCGCGAGATGCTCGCCATCACCGGTGCCATCAAGGGCGCCGGCCTGGGCAAGGATGTCCTGCTGCTCACCGACGGCCGGTTCTCCGGCGGCACCACAGGCCTGTGCATCGGCCACGTGGCCCCGGAAGCGGTCGACGGCGGTCCCATCGCCTTCGTGAAGGACGGCGACCGGATCCGCGTGGACATTGCCGCCCGCAGCTTCGACCTGCTGGTGGAGCCGGAGGAGCTCGAGGCCCGCAAGGTCGGCTGGCAGCCTCTGCCGGCCAAGTTCACCAAGGGTGTCCTGGCCAAGTACGCCAAGATGGTCAACTCGGCCTCCACCGGCGCTTACTGCGGCGGCTGA
- a CDS encoding acetolactate synthase large subunit, with protein sequence MSKGSPISPSLMASKANAAARAAAAKTKDVASSMSSAYAVDDRIQGPNNIVPPIEMTGSQALVRSLEELGVDEVFGLPGGAILPTYDPLMDSKKIRHVLVRHEQGAGHAAEGYAMVTGRAGVCIATSGPGATNLVTAIADAHMDSVPMVAITGQVSSAFIGSDAFQEADIVGITMPITKHSYLVTDAADIPRVLAEAFHIATSGRPGPVLVDVSKDAQQAKTVFSWPPKIDLQGYRTVVRGHSKQVREAARLITASQRPVFYVGGGVLKANASAELLELAELVGAPVVTTLMARGVFPDSHPQHVGMPGMHGSVSAVTALQQSDLLITLGARFDDRVTGVLSSFAPGAKVIHADIDPAEISKNRAADVPIVGSVKEIIPELTDAVRSQFETEKPDISAWWAVLDRLRETYPIGYAEPEDGLMAPQKVIERIGALTGPEGVYVAGVGQHQMWSAQFIKYERPRAWLNSGGLGTMGYSVPAAMGAKVGNPDRVVWAIDGDGCFQMTNQELATCLINNIPIKVAIINNSSLGMVRQWQTLFYESRYSNTDLNTGHDTVRVPDFVKLADAYGCVGLRCERDEDIDATIAKALEINDRPVVIDFVVSRDSMVWPMVPTGVSNDLIQIARNMTPTWEEED encoded by the coding sequence ATGAGTAAGGGATCGCCAATCAGCCCTTCGCTGATGGCCTCGAAGGCAAACGCCGCCGCACGCGCGGCAGCAGCCAAGACCAAAGACGTAGCAAGTTCCATGTCCTCCGCCTATGCCGTGGATGATCGGATCCAAGGGCCTAACAACATTGTTCCGCCCATCGAAATGACCGGTTCCCAGGCCCTAGTCCGGTCCCTGGAGGAGCTTGGCGTAGACGAGGTCTTCGGACTGCCCGGCGGCGCCATCCTGCCCACCTATGATCCCCTGATGGATTCGAAGAAGATCCGCCACGTCCTGGTCCGGCATGAGCAGGGCGCCGGACACGCTGCCGAAGGTTATGCCATGGTGACCGGCCGCGCGGGTGTCTGCATCGCGACGTCGGGCCCCGGTGCCACCAACCTGGTCACCGCCATTGCCGACGCGCACATGGACTCAGTGCCCATGGTCGCCATCACCGGGCAGGTCTCCAGTGCGTTTATCGGCTCGGACGCGTTCCAGGAAGCCGACATTGTGGGCATCACGATGCCCATCACCAAGCACTCCTACCTGGTCACCGACGCCGCGGACATTCCGCGCGTGCTGGCTGAGGCCTTCCACATTGCGACCTCGGGCCGGCCGGGTCCGGTGCTGGTGGACGTCTCCAAGGACGCCCAGCAGGCCAAAACCGTTTTCTCCTGGCCGCCCAAGATCGACCTGCAGGGCTACCGCACCGTGGTGCGCGGACACTCCAAGCAGGTTCGCGAAGCGGCACGCCTGATCACGGCCTCGCAGCGGCCGGTGTTCTACGTGGGCGGCGGTGTGCTCAAGGCCAACGCCTCGGCCGAACTGCTGGAACTGGCCGAACTGGTGGGCGCCCCGGTGGTCACCACCCTGATGGCCCGCGGTGTGTTCCCCGACTCGCACCCGCAGCACGTGGGCATGCCTGGTATGCACGGTTCGGTCTCCGCCGTGACCGCACTGCAGCAGTCCGATCTGCTGATCACCCTCGGCGCCCGCTTCGATGACCGGGTCACCGGCGTGCTCAGCTCCTTCGCACCCGGCGCCAAGGTCATCCACGCGGACATCGACCCCGCGGAAATCTCCAAGAACCGTGCCGCGGACGTGCCGATTGTCGGTTCGGTGAAGGAAATCATCCCCGAGCTCACCGATGCCGTGCGGAGCCAGTTCGAAACCGAGAAGCCGGACATCTCGGCCTGGTGGGCCGTGCTGGACCGGCTGCGGGAAACGTACCCCATCGGTTACGCCGAGCCGGAAGACGGCCTGATGGCGCCGCAGAAGGTCATTGAACGCATCGGAGCCCTGACCGGTCCCGAAGGCGTTTACGTGGCCGGCGTCGGGCAGCACCAGATGTGGTCCGCGCAGTTCATCAAGTATGAGCGTCCCCGCGCCTGGCTGAATTCCGGCGGGCTGGGCACCATGGGCTACTCCGTGCCGGCGGCCATGGGGGCCAAGGTGGGCAACCCGGACCGCGTGGTCTGGGCCATTGACGGTGACGGCTGCTTCCAGATGACCAACCAGGAACTGGCCACCTGCCTGATCAACAACATCCCGATCAAGGTTGCCATCATCAACAACTCCTCGCTGGGCATGGTGCGGCAGTGGCAGACCCTCTTCTACGAGTCGCGCTACTCCAACACGGACCTCAACACCGGACATGACACGGTCCGGGTTCCGGACTTCGTGAAGCTGGCCGACGCCTATGGCTGCGTGGGCCTGCGCTGCGAACGCGACGAGGACATCGATGCCACCATCGCCAAGGCCCTGGAGATCAATGACCGCCCCGTGGTCATCGACTTCGTGGTCAGCCGCGATTCCATGGTGTGGCCGATGGTCCCCACCGGGGTCAGCAATGACCTGATCCAGATTGCCCGCAACATGACCCCCACCTGGGAAGAGGAGGATTAG
- the ilvN gene encoding acetolactate synthase small subunit, with amino-acid sequence MARHTLSVLVEDVPGVLTRVASLFARRAFNINSLAVGPSEVPGMSRITVVVDAEGDLLEQVTKQLNKLINVIKIVELVPDSSVQRDHILVKVRADAATRLQVTQAAELFRASVVDVSTDSLIVEATGTAEKLNALLSVLEPFGIREIVQSGTLAVGRGSKSMSDRALRSA; translated from the coding sequence ATGGCCCGCCACACCCTTTCCGTGCTGGTAGAAGACGTTCCCGGCGTACTGACCCGCGTAGCCTCACTGTTCGCCCGCCGGGCCTTCAACATCAATTCTTTGGCCGTAGGCCCCTCCGAGGTGCCGGGCATGTCCCGGATCACGGTGGTGGTCGACGCCGAGGGTGACTTGCTGGAGCAGGTCACCAAACAGCTGAACAAACTCATCAACGTCATCAAGATTGTTGAGCTTGTTCCCGATTCCTCCGTGCAACGCGACCACATCCTGGTCAAGGTTCGCGCGGATGCCGCAACCCGGCTGCAGGTAACCCAGGCAGCCGAGCTGTTCCGCGCCTCAGTGGTGGACGTGTCCACAGACTCGCTCATCGTCGAGGCAACAGGCACCGCCGAGAAGCTCAACGCGCTGTTGTCAGTGCTTGAGCCCTTTGGCATCCGCGAAATAGTCCAATCCGGAACTCTGGCCGTAGGCCGCGGCTCAAAATCCATGAGCGACCGCGCCCTGCGCAGCGCCTGA